DNA from Mesorhizobium loti R88b:
AGCAGGCGCCGCTCGGCTTGAGCCTTCGCCGATTGATAGGGCGCCAGATAGATCTCGTTTCCCGTAATGATGAAGCCTCGCTGACTGGCCTCAGCCGTCTGCAAGGCATTTCGCAGCTCGACCGCCGCTATGCGTGTGTCGCGCGCTGCGATCGCATCGTCGAAATAGGATTGCGCACGCTCGCCGAGCCAGAAGTTCATGGCGACGATGGCTGTCAGGGCAAGGAACCCGATCAGCAAGGCGGCGGAGGTAAAGCGGACAAGGCTACGACTGGACAGGGGCATGGGATACTCCTGCCCGATTTCAGTGCGTCGCGCCATATTGTAGTGAAGGCTAATAGATCGGGATGTTGAGACTCCGGTCGAACTCGCCTGGCCACCGCACCCGGCGACCCCAACGCCGAGGAGTTGGAGCAGGGGAGCCTTGGTGCTGGCGAAGCGGCATGATGCCTTTGCCGCCTCGAAACCAACTATTTCACCTTTCGGCCCAGCCCCATGGATTTGGCGAGTTTCGAGCGGGTGGCGGAGTAATTCGGCGCCACCATCGGGTAGCTGGACGGCAGGTTCCACTTCTTTCGATAATCGTCCGGCGTCAGGCCATAGTTGGATTCGAGGTGACGCTTCAATGATTTGAAACGCTTGCCGTCCTCCAGGCAGATGATGAAATCGGGCGTGACGGATTTTTTCACGGGCACCGCATATCTGATCTCGTCGGGTCCACCATCGACGACACCATCCGAAATGCTTCTGATCGACGCGTGGATTTTTCCTATGAATTCAGGAAGCTCGGCGGCGGGGATGGGGTTGTTCGAGACATAGGAGGACACGATATCGGCGGTTATGGAAATAACGGGATCGATATGTTTTCCATTGCCGTTGTATGTGCCGGCGGCATCGGCAATCTCGTCAGGTGTTTCTTCGACCATTCCTCCGGCCCTGACTATGGTCGGTCTAACATAAGCCTTCTTCAAAGGTGTCTCCTTGGGACAGTCTGGCTGATGTAGCCATTGGATGATGCAGGTTGTGGGAAAATTTCACACGTGTCAACTGGTATGCAGTTGATCGTCCAAAGATGGTTTCGTTTCACCGGCCAACACGGGGCTTCGCTCGCGGTCAGGGTGTGGTAGCCGAGCCGACGAAAGCGCTGCTGGTGTCGCTTCTCAGCCGCCACCCTTGTGGAAGCATTTCCCACGCGCTACTTTCGGCAGGAATTTCCGAGGGATGGATGATCGATCTCGCGATTGAGAAGTGAAGGCGACGATGAGCAAATCGGCGGGACAATATCTGGATGCCGCAGGGGTCCAGAACGCGTTGAACCGGGTTCTTCGCCCGTTGGTGCGGTTGGCCATCAAGTGCGGGGTGACGTTTCCAGCCTTCGTCGATCTGCTGCGTCAGCTCTACGTCAATGTGGCCGAGCATGAATTCGCGTTGCCCGACAAGCAGCAGACCGACTCCAGGGTCAGCCTGCTGACGGGCGTGCACAGGAAGGAAGTCAGCCGGTTGAGAGGGGCGGGCGCACCGGTGCGGGTGGTTCCCGATTCCGTATCCAGGACGAGCGCCATCGTTGCGCGCTGGCTTGCCGATCCGTTGTTCGTCAACGCCAGGGGCACGCCCCTGCCGCTGGCGCGGACGAGCGAGGCGGGAGAGCCATCCTTTGCCGGCCTTGTGGAATCGGTGACCCGCGATCTCAGGCCGCGTGCCGTTCTGGACGACTGGCTCGACCGAAAGCTGGTTGAAATCGACAGCAAGGACCGGATCGTTCTGATGGAAGGGGCCATGGTGCCGCGCGGCGACGGCGAGGTCCGGCTTTATTATTTTGCCCGAAATCTCGGCGACCATGCGGCCGCTTCGGTCGAGAACGTTCTGGCCGACGCTCCGCCCTTCCTCGAGCGTGCCGTCCACTATGACGGCATCTCCGAGGACCTGGCCAGGTCGCTCGAGGCCTATAGCCGCGAGATCGCGGTCGAAACGCTTCTGCGCCTCAACAAATACGCAAACCAGGCCATTCAAAGCGATCCGGGCGGGACCAGCCGGTGGAACTGGGGTGTCTATATCCTCACCGCCGACGGCACGTCGCTGGTTGCCGGGGAATCGCCCGAGAATAAGGATGCCGGCGGAGAGACGGCATGAGCGGAAGGCCGACGAGACGGGGTTTCCTGACGCTCGCAGCCGCCATGCCGGCGGTGTTTTTCAGCATCGTGGCAAGGGCGGGCGAAGCGTCGAAAGACCAGGGCATTGGCGGTACCGGCTGGACGGCGGGGACCGACGGCGACCAGGGCATTGGCGGCACCGGCATCGTGGGAACGATTCAGCGTTTCGGCAGCATTTTCGTCAATGGCGTGCGGGTTCAGTACCAGCCTGACGTGCCGGTCTGGATCGACGGCGTGCGCGTTGCCGCCAACAGGCTGAAGATCGGGCATGTCGTGCGCGTCGCGGTGGTCCAGGAGGCCGATCGCGTGGTGACCTCCTCCATCCATGTCACCAGCGAGGTGGTGGGGCCGGTCGAGCGCAAAACCGCTGGCTCGCTGCGGGTGCTGGGACAGCAAGTCGACATCAGCCAGCTCGCGGAGGCAGTGAAGGTCAAGGCGGGCGATGTCGTGGCCGTGCATGGCATTCGCCGGCCCGACGGGACAATCGTCGCCAGCCTGGTGGAGGTGAGGGCGCATGAGCAGCACTATCTGGTTCGCGGCCTGGCGGTGGTGAGATCGGGGGCGTTGCTGGTCGGGCGGCTCAAGATCGGGACCGGACCGTCGCCGCTGGCAAACCGACGCGTTCAGCTGACCCTCACCAAGGCCGTCGGCGGATACAAGATGGTCCATTTGGAAGCGGAAGCGCCGGTTCCGCAGGCCCATGTCGCTGATGTTCTCTACGAGACGTTTCTGCAGCGCCGCGGACATCGGCTGGAATCGGGTCTGGGCATTGCGATCGACGATCAGAACGGCGATGTGAAATCGACCGGCGCCGTCAGGGCGTTTCTCAAGGTCGGCTTTGATCCGGAGGGCGATATTGTGTCGGCGTCGCGTGATCGCGGCGACGGCAGGCACCCCGGCATGCCGGGCAATCATCCCGACCAGGGCGGGCCGATGGGACCAGGTGGACTAGGTGGCCCAGGCGGCCCCGGCGGGTCGGATGGCTCCGGTGCACCCGGCGGAGAAGACGGTCCCGGCGCACCGAATGGGCCAGGTATGCCTGGTCGCCAAACCAATGGCCGCCGGGGCATGCGGTAGTTACTGCCTGCAACCATCCGGCTCGCCCGGAGGGGCCGGGCGGGCCTTGGTCCGATGCATATCTTGGCCGGACGCAGCAATCTCCGGCGTCAGCGCTGCCCCTCACTGTCCTGCCGGACATCTCTCCCCGTAAACGGGGCGAGATGGGCTAGCGGCAACGCCGGCGCCTTTCTTGCAACGCTAACAATTGGCGAAAGCAGCGGCGACAGCGTCCCTCGCCCCGTTTACGGGGAGAAGATGCCGGCAGGCAGGTGAGGGGCAGCGCCAACGGCTGGCTGTTATTGCAACGAATTGAGCAGGAGACAGCGACAATCCGGCCGGTCCCGTCCTTTGCGATGGACGGAACCGGCCGGTGCAGCCGTACGGGGGCTCGTTGTAGGGGGGGTGAGCTTTTTTCGCGTACGGCTGCTTTCCGCGGACCATGCGGGGGGCGGACGGTCCGCTGAAATCCAATGAAAATGTCCTGGTCTCTTGTCCTCGGATGTCGTTGACAGACTCTATATGTGGGAATTTTACCCACAAGTCAACTGCTCACCCTTGACGTGGGTAAATTTCCCACATACATGAAATCAGCATCCCGGGAAAGCGTACACGAAGCTCCGGGGCCTCAATCGGAACAAAGGCAGCGAAATCTGAAATGATGCGGCTTTGGCCGCCACGGATTTCTGTTGCCTCCGGACTGATTTGATTTCGGTACAGCAACGTCGAAGGTAAACCATTGAAGACATTGTATATTGATGCCTCCTTGCCATTTCGCTGGGGGCCGCATCCGCCCGTCGGCATCCCGCGCGTCGAAACGGCACTCATTCGTCAGGCGCTGCGATGGAAGGCCTCGCCGGTGGGCTTCTTCATCGTCGACAAATGGGGGCAGGGCCAAAGGCTCGATGAAGCGGAACTTCGCTACCTCCGGCGGCTCGTCAACGGTGATCTGCCGCAACCGATCGGAGATGAGGGGAGCTCATACCTGGCGCGGCTGTGGAAAGTGCTGTCGATCATGCGGGAGGCACCCTTTGCCTGCGGACGCGAGTTCGATCGCGTGGCGGCGGGCTTCCTCTCGGGTTGCGAGAAGCGACGCGGGGTCAAGTTTCAGCTGTCCAAGACGGCCATTCGGCTCTTCAAGATCGTGAAGTCGGCGCTCCGCCCAAGCCGGCTCGACACCGGAGATCCGCTGCAGGACGAAAACGCCCTGTGCTTCCTGTCCAGCGCAAGCGTGCACGAACTCGCCGCCAGGAAGCCCATGGCAAAAGCCAGATGCGGCATCTTCACCTTGATGCACGACCTCATTCCGATCGACTTCCCGCAATATGTCGGTCCGCATCACGCGCGCGGTTTCGTCCGCAACACGGCATGGCAGCTGGAAAATGCGCGCCTGCTCGTCTGCGTGTCGAAATACACCGCCGACAGGGTGAAATGCCATGCCAAGGCCTCCGGGCTTCGCCTGATGCCGCAAGTGGCCGTGGCATCGCCCGGCGCCTTCCTGCGGGAAGGCGTCGCGGATCGCGGCATGTCCACCGAGCGGCGCAAACGCGAGCGCAAATTTGTCCTCTATTGCTCGACGATCGAGATCCGGAAAAACCACATCCTGCTGCTCAAGGTCTGGCACCGGCTTTTGCCGCTGCTGGGCGAGCGGCTGCCGACGCTTACGCTGTGCGGCCGATGGGGCTGGATGTATGAGGAACTCACCGCCTTCATGGCCGAGCATCCGGAACTCAACGACCACGTCCAGTTCCGCTCCAACCTCAGCGACCGGGAGCTGGCAGAGCTCTACCGGGATGCTGAATTCAGCGTCTACCCGTCCGCGGTCGAAGGCTGGGGCCTGGGCGCTGCCGAGTGTCTTGATTTCGGCCTGCCGGTCCTGATTTCGGACGCGCCGTCGCTGACGGAGGCGACGCAAGGGCTGATGCCGACGCTTCCCGCGAACGACGTCGAAGCCTGGTGCGCCGCGGTCACCAGGGCCTGCACCGATCCGGTCTGGCTCGCTGAATTGCGCCACACCATCGCAACGCGATACCGCCCCATCCGCGAGCGGGAGTTTTTCGCGACCATGGTGGGCCATGTCGCGGCAATCGATGCTGTCGCGGAAGCCAACCCGGCCGCCGAGATCGCTTCAGACGACCTCGCGCCCAGGATTTACGGGCCGCATCCGGTGGTGGCCGGGCAGGCCAGGCAGCCCAGCGTATTGGCAGCCGACGTTTTTCGGAGGGCATGATGGGAAGCATTGTGGATATGTCGACGCTCAGTGGCGCGCGCGTGCAGCCTGGCATGGATGCCGTGCGGGTGATGGGAACGCCGCGATCCGGCACCAATCTGGCGAAGTATCTTCTCGAACGCTATCTCGGGGTACAGGTCGTTTTCGACCACGGTTTCTGGAAGCATGGGATCTTTCCCGCACTCATGAACGGGCGCGACATCGACCATGGAGGCATGCCCATCGTCGTCCTGAGCAAGGATCCCGTCAGCCAGATCCTGTCGTGGTTCCGTCTGGCCCGGAACGACACCATCTTCAAGCCGAACAGGAGTCTCGGCGCGTTTCTCAGGCAGCCATTCCACGTCAGGCAGGATTTCACCGCGCCCAGGCGCATGGAATACAGGTTCCACTCGCCGGCCGATTACTGGAACCAGTTCTATTTCGCCATGGATGCGCTTCGCCGCTCCGGCGCTCCGGTGCATTTCGTGCGCTATGAGGCGCTCGTTTCAGAACCGGCCTTGTCACTGCATATGCTCTCTCTTTTTCTGGACCGCTCCCGCCCCTTCGACGTCCGCAGCCATGTGGAGATTCCGCGCCACACGCTCGACGCCAGCAATGACATCGACCAAGCCGCGAGCCCAAGCGATGAAAAAACCTTCGATCCCGCCCGCGCCGAACTGGCATCGGCGCTGGCCAGGATCGGATGGCGCAACGCCAACACCATCCTTCGCGCCATCGACGATGGTGTGCTCGATGCCACCGGCCGGGCCGGGTTTCGCCAGACGTGCCGGGAGGCTGTTGGCGCCAAGGCGATGCTGCGGTCGCTGGTCGGGTTTTGGTGAGGGGCGAGGGCGGGTCAGGCTGCCGCCGCGATGCCGGCGTGGTGGCTGCCCAAGTGCCACAAGGGCAGCGGGAACCGCCCGCGCTGCACCTCGACAACCCGGAAACCGGCCGCACGGATCAGGTGCAGCGGATCGCGGTTGAGCTGGCAGCCGCCGGCGAGCGATCCCCAGAGCCGGTTCAGGCGGTCCTGCCACAAGCGGCAGTGCGGCCGCTGGGCCTGGCCATGCTCGATGAAGATTAGCTGGCCGGTAGGTTTGAGGATGCGTCTGATTTCGCTCAGCGCTGCTTGAGGGTCCGGAATGGTGCAGAAGGCGTAGGTGACGACCACCGTGTCGGCGCAGCCATCGGCCAAGGGCAGGCTTTCGCCGCCGGCCCGGATGCATTCGACCGGGAATGGCAAGGCGCGGCTCTTCGGCCCGGCGAGGCCAAGCATTGCGCCGTCCGGATCGACGCCGATCAGCTGCCTGACCCTGGCGGCATCGTAATAGGGCAGGTTGAGGCCGGAGCCGAAGCCGACCTCGACGACGACACCTTCCGCCAGCGGGATGACGCACCTGCGCATCCGGGAAAAGGCGCCAGCCGAACAGCCGGCGTGGACGAGATAGGGGGCGACGCAGCGCGCATACCAGGAGAGGCAGGTCTGGCACATGGCTCAGCCTCCATGTCTGGCGGCAGGGCCGCCGGCTAGCGGTTCTGCTGTGCGGTGGCGTGATGTATTGACCGGTGACATTTCTCGCTCCAAGGGAGTTGATCGGGCCGGATCGGCTCGAAACCGGGGATAGAAGGCCGGCGTCCCCTCAACGTCCTCTCGCTGGGCGGCCGCGTGCGGATCGATGGAGCTGATACAACTCAGGCTTCTGGGTTTTCCGGAGTTCCGTCTGGACGGGCGGCCGATAGAGCTTGCCTTGCGCAAGGCGGCGGCGCTCGTCATCTACCTCGCCGAGGCCCGCGGGCCGGTGGCGCGCGACGTCGCCGCCACGCTGCTGTGGCCCGAAGCCGACGCGCAAGCCGCCCGTGCCCGCCTGCGGCGCACGCTCTACAAGATCCGCATCGCCTTCGGCGAGGACATCATATCAGCCAGCGGGGCATCGCTCAGCCTGCATCCAGCGCTGTCGGTCGAGGCCGACGCAAGCGCCTTCGAACATGCCTGCGATACCGGTCGTCTCGACGAAGCCGCCGGCCTCTACACCAGTGATTATCTCGCCGGCTTCTCCCTGCCGGATTGTCCCGAATTCGAGGAATGGGTGTTCTTTCGCCGCGAGGCCTTGCGCAGCCGGCTGGTGCAGGCGCTGGAGCGGCTGGTGGAAGCCAGGATCGCCGGGGGCGAACCGCGCGGCGCTGTAGTGCACGCCACGCGCCTGGCCGCACTCGACCCCTTGAGCGAAAGCGCGCACCGCCATTTGATCCGCGCCCATCTGGCGGCCGGTGACCGCGCGGCGGCCGAGCGCCAGGGCGAAACCTCTGCGCGGCTGCTGCGCGACGAACTGGGCGTGGCGCCGGACCCGGCCACGCTCGCTCTGCTGCGCGCGAGCGATGCCGAGGTGCCGAGAACCCGCTATGTCGCGGTGGACGGCATCCATATCGCCTACCAGACCGTCGGCAGCGGCCCGGCCGATATCGTGCTGGTGCCAGGCTTCATCTCGCATGTCGAGCGCATCTGGGAAGACCGGAGCTGCCGCGCCTGGCTCAATGCCGTGTCGCGGTTCGGCCGGCTGATCCTGTTTGACCGGCGCGGCATGGGCCTGTCCGACCGCGTCGGCGCCCGCCCGACCGTCGAGGCCACCGCGCGCGACATTCTGGCTGTCATGGACGCGTCCGGCAGCCGCAAAGCCGTGCTGGTCGGCGCCTCGGAGGGCGGGCCGGGCTGCATCCGCTTTGC
Protein-coding regions in this window:
- a CDS encoding MucR family transcriptional regulator, with protein sequence MKKAYVRPTIVRAGGMVEETPDEIADAAGTYNGNGKHIDPVISITADIVSSYVSNNPIPAAELPEFIGKIHASIRSISDGVVDGGPDEIRYAVPVKKSVTPDFIICLEDGKRFKSLKRHLESNYGLTPDDYRKKWNLPSSYPMVAPNYSATRSKLAKSMGLGRKVK
- a CDS encoding DUF6502 family protein, with amino-acid sequence MSKSAGQYLDAAGVQNALNRVLRPLVRLAIKCGVTFPAFVDLLRQLYVNVAEHEFALPDKQQTDSRVSLLTGVHRKEVSRLRGAGAPVRVVPDSVSRTSAIVARWLADPLFVNARGTPLPLARTSEAGEPSFAGLVESVTRDLRPRAVLDDWLDRKLVEIDSKDRIVLMEGAMVPRGDGEVRLYYFARNLGDHAAASVENVLADAPPFLERAVHYDGISEDLARSLEAYSREIAVETLLRLNKYANQAIQSDPGGTSRWNWGVYILTADGTSLVAGESPENKDAGGETA
- a CDS encoding DUF5666 domain-containing protein, producing the protein MSGRPTRRGFLTLAAAMPAVFFSIVARAGEASKDQGIGGTGWTAGTDGDQGIGGTGIVGTIQRFGSIFVNGVRVQYQPDVPVWIDGVRVAANRLKIGHVVRVAVVQEADRVVTSSIHVTSEVVGPVERKTAGSLRVLGQQVDISQLAEAVKVKAGDVVAVHGIRRPDGTIVASLVEVRAHEQHYLVRGLAVVRSGALLVGRLKIGTGPSPLANRRVQLTLTKAVGGYKMVHLEAEAPVPQAHVADVLYETFLQRRGHRLESGLGIAIDDQNGDVKSTGAVRAFLKVGFDPEGDIVSASRDRGDGRHPGMPGNHPDQGGPMGPGGLGGPGGPGGSDGSGAPGGEDGPGAPNGPGMPGRQTNGRRGMR
- a CDS encoding glycosyltransferase; its protein translation is MKTLYIDASLPFRWGPHPPVGIPRVETALIRQALRWKASPVGFFIVDKWGQGQRLDEAELRYLRRLVNGDLPQPIGDEGSSYLARLWKVLSIMREAPFACGREFDRVAAGFLSGCEKRRGVKFQLSKTAIRLFKIVKSALRPSRLDTGDPLQDENALCFLSSASVHELAARKPMAKARCGIFTLMHDLIPIDFPQYVGPHHARGFVRNTAWQLENARLLVCVSKYTADRVKCHAKASGLRLMPQVAVASPGAFLREGVADRGMSTERRKRERKFVLYCSTIEIRKNHILLLKVWHRLLPLLGERLPTLTLCGRWGWMYEELTAFMAEHPELNDHVQFRSNLSDRELAELYRDAEFSVYPSAVEGWGLGAAECLDFGLPVLISDAPSLTEATQGLMPTLPANDVEAWCAAVTRACTDPVWLAELRHTIATRYRPIREREFFATMVGHVAAIDAVAEANPAAEIASDDLAPRIYGPHPVVAGQARQPSVLAADVFRRA
- a CDS encoding class I SAM-dependent methyltransferase — encoded protein: MCQTCLSWYARCVAPYLVHAGCSAGAFSRMRRCVIPLAEGVVVEVGFGSGLNLPYYDAARVRQLIGVDPDGAMLGLAGPKSRALPFPVECIRAGGESLPLADGCADTVVVTYAFCTIPDPQAALSEIRRILKPTGQLIFIEHGQAQRPHCRLWQDRLNRLWGSLAGGCQLNRDPLHLIRAAGFRVVEVQRGRFPLPLWHLGSHHAGIAAAA
- a CDS encoding alpha/beta hydrolase; the protein is MELIQLRLLGFPEFRLDGRPIELALRKAAALVIYLAEARGPVARDVAATLLWPEADAQAARARLRRTLYKIRIAFGEDIISASGASLSLHPALSVEADASAFEHACDTGRLDEAAGLYTSDYLAGFSLPDCPEFEEWVFFRREALRSRLVQALERLVEARIAGGEPRGAVVHATRLAALDPLSESAHRHLIRAHLAAGDRAAAERQGETSARLLRDELGVAPDPATLALLRASDAEVPRTRYVAVDGIHIAYQTVGSGPADIVLVPGFISHVERIWEDRSCRAWLNAVSRFGRLILFDRRGMGLSDRVGARPTVEATARDILAVMDASGSRKAVLVGASEGGPGCIRFAVDHPDRLTGLVLWGSLAKGSHAPDYPFALTSAQYDLWQQRLLAGWGGPAEIETFAPSVAADRQARAWWAGLLRAASSPGAVAGLLQALRDTDVRPLLSKVSARTLVLHRTGDRAVRVEAGRYLAAKIAGARFVEVEGEDHWFWVGEQGALLETIAGMTSGR